Proteins found in one Dermacentor silvarum isolate Dsil-2018 chromosome 8, BIME_Dsil_1.4, whole genome shotgun sequence genomic segment:
- the LOC125947785 gene encoding uncharacterized protein LOC125947785, which produces MALDKALEKWEITNKSSLFGNWMYIAAAVSKVDASFGYLIRTAHVRNLLQNQWYDLLDDWSGTLSLQPLLATLPVYRSQLNDAAKYGTLGTLVATASLRGLLAKIAGDLPVNEEAARKLHCFAQSAQFQSNELELFHTAVSVDIAIDAFRSMRSTDRLRLHMFDELQTFFVLVCYLLCTPYASTNVEAAEASCNEAVKNSANFPAAFNCAPGSPMNPERKCSFF; this is translated from the coding sequence ATGGCCTTGGACAAGGCCCTCGAGAAATGGGAGATCACAAACAAGTCGTCGCTCTTCGGCAATTGGATGTACATTGCCGCGGCCGTAAGCAAAGTCGACGCATCCTTCGGATATCTCATTCGCACAGCCCACGTGAGAAACCTCCTGCAGAACCAGTGGTATGACTTGTTGGACGATTGGAGCGGAACACTCTCACTGCAACCGCTTCTCGCGACGCTACCGGTGTACAGGAGCCAGCTGAACgacgcggccaaatacggcaCTCTGGGAACGCTCGTCGCCACGGCCTCACTTCGTGGGCTTCTCGCCAAGATCGCTGGCGATTTGCCGGTGAATGAAGAAGCCGCGCGCAAGCTTCACTGCTTCGCCCAGTCGGCCCAGTTCCAAAGCAACGAGCTGGAGCTCTTCCATACCGCCGTCTCTGTGGACATTGCCATCGACGCGTTTCGCAGTATGCGCAGCACCGACCGACTGCGCCTGCACATGTTCGATGAGCTGCAGACGTTCTTCGTTCTCGTCTGTTACCTCCTCTGCACACCGTACGCATCAACGAACGTCGAGGCTGCGGAAGCCAGTTGCAACGAAGCAGTGAAGAATAGCGCCAATTTTCCGGCTGCCTTCAACTGCGCTCCCGGTTCGCCCATGAACCCTGAAAGGAAATGCAGTTTCTTCTAG